The Leishmania panamensis strain MHOM/PA/94/PSC-1 chromosome 32 sequence genome window below encodes:
- a CDS encoding hypothetical protein (TriTrypDB/GeneDB-style sysID: LpmP.32.3030) has product MPSSYVCLLHSSNGCYTDDLVGNALRCVHAVQSSVRASAPDFIPLIAVFFADPYRGTKCVYSSAVPDRNHALDRVGATYPALSDATGSVFSPEGDGGDGGTESDAAERTLAFAQLFRFRSPLILQQAVLRAAQEHNNTMLTASAKDDASSVKGFREPSAAASASASLSSDATNMWSSLAGALLASLCYLRAHPSTAFRAAARDEAENGAGETPAEAAAGDSTSSGDVNSAPPPRSAGSILVFSDASATEVPPYSAECALAVAAMTASKMGVTVSCFGEAVLQTDLTENRLVALASSLGGFCASRFSFHDLGHLLDGASAAMSLIGGRARQRRDRIASQYVVGPTMLPLVPPRVCRAADVASTEDSMLDLKKARTENADTAIAPRAKDSEYPSYLGWLCPSCMAVIYRSSTEITTSDARPEDGGGRGTGQAMGPRCSYCCKV; this is encoded by the coding sequence ATGCCGTCCTCGTACGTGTGTCTTCTCCACTCCAGCAATGGCTGCTACACGGACGATCTAGTCGGCAacgcgctgcggtgtgtgcatgcggtGCAGTCCAGCGTGCGCGCCAGCGCACCCGACTTCATCCCATTAATCGCCGTCTTCTTTGCGGACCCGTACAGAGGCACCAAGTGCGTGTACTCTTCGGCCGTGCCGGACCGCAACCACGCCCTGGATCGGGTGGGGGCCACTTACCCCGCCTTGTCAGATGCGACAGGGTCGGTGTTCTCGCCCGAAGGGGACGGCGGGGACGGGGGGACGGAGAGTGATGCCGCAGAGAGGACCCTCGCCTTTGCGCAGCTCTTTCGTTTTCGCTCTCCTCTAATCCTTCAGCAGGCGGTACTGCGGGCGGCACAGGAACACAACAACACCATGCTAACTGCCAGTGCAAAGGACGACGCCTCTTCCGTGAAGGGATTCAGAGAGCCCTCAGCTGCAGCCTCGGCATCTGCATCACTGTCCTCTGATGCCACAAACATGTGGAGCTCTCTGGCAGGGGCACTACTGGCCTCACTCTGCTATCTGCGCGCGCACCCGAGCACCGCGTTTCGGGCGGCGGCTAGGGATGAGGCAGAAAACGGGGCTGGAGAGACGCCTGCTGAAGCGGCTGCCGGCGACTCtaccagcagcggtgacgtAAATtctgcacctccaccgcgTAGTGCTGGGAGCATTCTTGTGTTCAGCGACGCTAGTGCAACTGAGGTGCCGCCATACAGCGCAGAGTGCGCTCTCGCGGTGGCGGCTATGACGGCAAGCAAGATGGGTGTGACTGTGTCGTGCTTCGGCGAAGCCGTACTGCAGACCGACTTGACGGAGAACCGCCTCGTGGCACTAGCTTCAAGCCTCGGTGGCTTCTGCGCTTCCCGGTTCAGTTTTCATGACCTCGGCCACCTGCTGGATGGTGCGAGTGCTGCCATGTCGCTCATCGGCGGCCGGGCCCGCCAGAGGCGGGACCGTATTGCATCTCAGTACGTTGTGGGCCCTacgatgctgccgctggtgcctCCGCGAGTATGTCGCGCGGCGGATGTTGCCTCAACAGAGGACTCGATGCTCGACTTAAAGAAAGCCAGGACAGAGAATGCCGATACCGCAATTGCACCTCGCGCGAAGGACAGTGAGTACCCCTCCTACTTGGGCTGGTTGTGTCCTTCCTGCATGGCAGTCATCTATCGGTCCTCAACGGAGATCACCA
- a CDS encoding SNAP protein, putative (TriTrypDB/GeneDB-style sysID: LpmP.32.3040), which translates to MEERGDALMAEAEKKLKKRSWFSSSDTKVDESHDTFLQAATQYKAAGNFTKVAQAYKRASEMSCKNNSECDQAVEMEEAAKAYFKAGDAKSAATLLKDVVDMYDKAQKYTNAAKVCSLLGDITMGDEAIRWLQEAVRYFRNQGAKVTASEIVLKMANIKAGSGDYAGAQQLYDHLAREALEDRVARGNARKLFFTALLCQLALMTPESLMEDVGVLEERFQEYQDLDTQFNMNTREHMVMTDMIAAIQGEDTAMFDEAVREYDSICPLDDLREKMILKGKQALRERMSDLR; encoded by the coding sequence ATGGAGGAGCGTGGCGATGCGTtgatggcggaggcggagaaaaAGCTGAAGAAGCGCTCGTGGTTCTCGTCGAGCGACACGAAAGTGGATGAGTCGCATGACACATTTCTGCAGGCAGCCACGCAGTACAAGGCAGCTGGCAATTTTACGAAGGTGGCCCAGGCGTACAAGCGTGCCTCTGAAATGTCTTGCAAGAACAACAGCGAGTGTGATCAGGCggtggagatggaggaggcagcaaAGGCCTACTTCAAGGCCGGCGACGCGAAgtcggcagcgacgctgctcaAGGACGTTGTGGACATGTATGACAAGGCCCAGAAGTACACAAACGCAGCCAAGGTGTGCTCTCTACTGGGCGACATCACCATGGGCGATGAGGCTATAAGGTGGCTGCAAGAGGCCGTGCGCTACTTCCGCAATCAAGGTGCGAAGGTGACGGCCTCTGAGATTGTGCTCAAGATGGCGAACATAAAGGCAGGCTCTGGCGACTACGCcggggcgcagcagctctacGACCATCTGGCCCGCGAGGCGTTGGAGGACCGTGTGGCGCGCGGCAACGCACGCAAGCTGTTCTTTACGGCTCTCTTGTGCCAACTGGCCCTCATGACGCCGGAGAGTCTCATGGAGGATGTAGGCGTGCTCGAGGAGCGTTTCCAGGAGTACCAGGACCTCGACACGCAGTTCAACATGAACACTCGCGAGCACATGGTTATGACGGACATGATTGCAGCTATCCAAGGCGAGGACACGGCCATGTTCGACGAGGCGGTTCGCGAGTACGACTCCATCTGCCCCCTGGACGACCTCCGCGAGAAGATGATCCTCAAGGGGAAGCAAGCTCTTCGTGAGCGGATGAGTGACCTGCGGTAG
- the DC2 gene encoding outer dynein arm docking complex, putative (TriTrypDB/GeneDB-style sysID: LpmP.32.3050) has product MSVVAATKKGAVADTLRRSQVAENIFSAQDQTMRQQEQIAHMTEENDQIKKEINSMSGAHYDYVKADKLASLQSDVDGLERRYQFEKMRKNDLTKRYQLARIDLLHSRRMKGGVNVEKEQAAAVQRQVDILESRLDQTLGQFNDALSYNKELRDRIDVIREERRVFLRVHKRMEDDLKAKKRLMAEHIEKSNRDMDDRDAQLREVERLRVALVEQRQAYTKQLHDLDTAMMDIKAMREEQTEMQLELEAREYEFEERMSDANVARAQEEADTSRRAMGASASSNGEEPTSTTCGEGHDGVQNVISVEKEAMSITSILAQIKDALQSDDIDGVRANYLHTGDLNFSMYKYVNELSAKKEALKDSIRDLQRLLSEEDDSERQHRALIKRLEEELAGTESKLDEMNYATLQLSDAVQRTAATAEDVYAHIGCPKMADDAVESEERCTEANMKQFLGRVEERATHILIAFQRHHQLSTYSRVSASSSLRAIRDPQLSKEAVQTLEEGEVALTANTTDSSHGEALQMAEGWEAEEVVPIMPVAPQTAHSAVSARSLVCMMELPSASLAGGTTDRDNNLYADQDDDHIVSHEDIRKQMEARLTTMREREERNQRKKKDATQKAR; this is encoded by the coding sequence ATGTCAGTGGTAGCCGCCACTAAGAAGGGCGCAGTGGCCGACACCCTGCGCCGCTCGCAGGTAGCGGAGAACATCTTCAGTGCACAGGACCAGACTATGCGTCAGCAAGAACAGATCGCACATATGACCGAAGAGAACGATCAAATCAAGAAAGAAATCAATTCTATGTCTGGTGCACATTATGATTACGTCAAGGCCGATAAGCTGGCGTCATTGCAGAGCGACGTTGACGGGCTGGAGCGCCGCTACCAGTTTGAGAAGATGCGCAAGAACGATCTGACAAAGCGATACCAGCTGGCTCGCATCGACCTTCTTCACAGTCGCAGGATGAAGGGTGGCGTCAATGTAGAAAAGGaacaggcagcggcggtgcagcgccagGTCGACATTCTGGAGAGCCGGCTGGATCAAACGTTAGGTCAGTTCAACGATGCTCTGTCGTACAACAAGGAGCTGCGTGACCGCATCGACGTCATCCGAGAGGAGCGTCGCGTGTTCCTGCGCGTGCACAAGCGCATGGAGGACGATTTAAAGGCGAAGAAACGCCTCATGGCCGAGCATATCGAAAAGTCGAACAGGGATATGGACGATCgtgacgcgcagctgcgcgaggtggagcggctgcgcgtcGCGCTGGTCGAGCAGCGCCAGGCCTACACCAAGCAACTGCACGACCTGGACACAGCTATGATGGACATCAAGGCTATGCGCGAGGAGCAGACGGAGAtgcagctggagctggaggcgcgTGAGTACGAGTTCGAGGAGCGCATGAGTGACGCCAACGTCGCCCGCGCTCAGGAAGAGGCGGACACTTCCCGGCGAGCAATGGGTGCATCAGCCTCCAGCAATGGCGAAGAGCCTACCTCCACGACCTGTGGGGAAGGCCACGACGGCGTACAGAATGTGATATCtgtggagaaagaggcgatGTCCATCACCAGCATTCTTGCTCAGATCAAGGACGCCCTGCAGTCGGACGATATCGACGGGGTGCGCGCCAATTACTTGCACACTGGGGACCTGAACTTCTCCATGTACAAGTACGTCAACGAGCTGTCCGCCAAGAAGGAGGCTCTGAAGGACAGCATCCGTGACCTTCAGCGTCTTCTgagcgaggaagacgacagCGAGCGTCAGCACCGCGCTCTCATCAAGCGtctcgaggaggagctggcagGCACGGAGTCCAAGCTGGACGAGATGAACTACGCGACTCTACAGCTGAGCGACGCCGTGCAGCGTACCGCAGCCACGGCCGAGGATGTCTATGCGCATATCGGGTGCCCGAAGATGGCTGATGACGCTGtggagagtgaggagaggtgCACGGAGGCCAACATGAAGCAGTTCCTCGGCAGGGTTGAGGAGCGTGCCACGCACATCTTGATTGCCttccagcgccaccaccaatTGTCCACGTACTCGCGCGtctcggcgtcgtcgtctctgcGCGCCATTCGCGATCCTCAGTTGTCGAAGGAGGCCGTGCAGAccttggaggagggggaggtcgCTTTGACTGCCAACACAACTGACTCCTCACACGGCGAAGCGCTACAGATGGCAGAGGGctgggaggcggaggaggtggtgccaATAATGCCGGTTGCTCCTCAGACAGCCCATAGCGCCGTGTCAGCACGCAGTCTTGTGTGCATGATGGAGCTGCCCAGTGCCAGCCTGGCTGGCGGGACGACGGATCGCGACAACAACCTGTACGCTGACCAGGATGACGATCACATCGTCTCGCACGAGGACATCCGCAAGCAGATGGAGGCCCGCCTGACTACGATGCGCGAACGTGAGGAGCGCAACcagcgaaagaagaaggatGCAACTCAGAAGGCCAGGTAG
- a CDS encoding ubiquitin hydrolase, putative (TriTrypDB/GeneDB-style sysID: LpmP.32.3060), translating to MSSTRAPKYTITRAYLKDDDCNTMSSGDAIEEMDLKGRNHSIEGSSFTATSRDSFASAEEDSSTSQGNEETGTTTVKPRTITWNGTTTGAHDYTAAAAAATDEEENAALVGQPPPPLDRLQAYIQTLVSNILKGLRGFDGSVTWLRRSHSGIAAQLDGIKPGAVPDATEEFSVAWFGIASAVLHDLIQESAADIFALATPPQPSSENGESTGGLYATPRELSFAFVSGLHSIVLEVMNDGGCHGMSGSHHFSRYSMRSFAYVKEISEMSRRLMEEHLTQGAHVPHALRDKYSDDTIPIDCKEDLCAILGSIADAWVCSFFPVYQQRSRNLTEVTPFLWGEEEDTSGLNLELFFYCLYFACQQQSLMQNKEALPRGVVVPTAWMEQLLRWSTQAKEQRRLALPGPLPPFPGPIDTFALMTVSPHDPRRHWLSLDSEQYQVIPATLYNSFFDFFGTGPKYVMYGTFSLRERCLAMWKPLPLTVFTTFEWSERNESDGTLDKFSVEVPVEEALLHSDMREVCHLAWGVMSEEEGVMSDKVARVWFAAINGTDTVRIRCRGLYMLSLKPGPFAIAEKGDGMDMTVQEVVQQLRRCIEQDMPESVEECRGQMSGKVLLSLVLTLNNTNGDDRGNEITGGMEVAAHQCGVCGLTNVGNTCYMNSALQCLSNLTSFRTKLLTLPISHFSQAVIAPPLIRLLTAMWSGQHSFAETRELKEQIGMRVKRFSGYQQQDANEFIEVLLDHLSEEINLLSERCYRQREDSDKMIATQELSTIFWDNFLENNKSFIPPLFFHQSKTVFTCLTCGECSTVFDNNVTLSVSIKDPPQRRAMCVDVMVELSKADSATESASRSGFMAPLFRPVKGDTNRVHSLATLKVHVLVYPDNTVREQEVEEALRQQLLSNVSSSREVLLFFQDVSAEEMTVEEEAERARSVAARVQVDVRVMDIPDHGRVFAWACCHLKSAGLNMESTPPPATVDVAEVPAARVWYFVRDTSLPSTTFMMGTLVWIDEFPASYGAEHQQPAAAEGAGAADAEELVFIREPRERMLAYTEHIRPRSVEVATALLQRVPETETNEEALLIATEALSGGVGYVVSPSYTHKAKEKLTAENSAEAALVSIGQDIWVEQCVLRKAATATVAGPISKGGDTTADATGCEGCEEASASTTVTTTIVVCIQYDSSKYHLISDGGRSDAFGLRDADSNLAPEVRCSLQECLSHSMQPDLLRGEDAWFCSQCREFRETKVHRTLFRLPPCLIVSFKRFKMLTYSADKKNTTVQFPSELDFAPYLDPEAVGLQAEGTRYRLRGVVYHTGSLSFGHYTATAFNDSVQKWVYYNDTHATIDNCDAPAPNGAYILCFERVESTASPA from the coding sequence ATGTCTTCAACTCGGGCACCTAAATACACAATTACACGTGCTTACCTGAAGGACGACGATTGCAACACTATGAGTTCAGGGGATGCTATAGAAGAGATGGACCTCAAGGGGAGAAACCACAGCATTGAAGGGTCTTCGTTTACCGCCACTTCCCGTGACAGCTTCGCCTCTGCAGAAGAGGACTCGTCAACGTCACAGGGCAACGAAGAAACGGGCACGACCACTGTCAAGCCCAGAACCATAACTTGGAATGGGACGACTACGGGAGCACATGActacaccgctgctgctgcagctgcgacagacgaagaggagaatGCCGCTCTGGTGgggcagccaccgcctccgcttGATCGACTGCAGGCTTATATTCAGACTCTTGTGAGCAACATCTTGAAAGGCCTTCGCGGGTTCGACGGCAGCGTTACGTGGCTAAGGCGCTCGCACTCGGGCATCGCAGCCCAGCTGGACGGCATCAAACCCGGTGCTGTTCCAGACGCAACAGAGGAGTTTAGCGTCGCCTGGTTTGGAATTGCAAGCGCTGTGCTGCATGACTTGATCCAAGAAAGTGCAGCGGACATCTTCGCTCTCGCGACACCGCCTCAGCCATCCAGCGAAAATGGGGAGTCGACGGGTGGATTGTACGCGACGCCACGCGAGCTGTCCTTTGCCTTCGTCTCAGGTTTGCATAGTATCGTTTTGGAGGTGATGAATGATGGCGGGTGCCACGGCATGAGTGGCAGCCACCACTTCAGCCGTTACTCTATGCGCAGCTTTGCCTACGTGAAGGAGATCAGCGAAATGAGCCGCCGTCTAATGGAGGAACACTTGACGCAGGGCGCACACGTGCCGCACGCGTTACGCGACAAGTACAGCGACGATACCATCCCTATCGACTGCAAAGAGGACCTCTGTGCCATTCTTGGGAGCATCGCTGATGCATGGGTGTGCAGCTTCTTCCCAGTCTACCAGCAGCGCTCTCGCAACTTAACAGAGGTGACACCGTTCCtgtggggagaggaagaggataCCTCGGGACTCAACCTGGAGCTTTTTTTCTACTGTTTGTACTTTGCATGTCAGCAGCAGAGTTTGATGCAGAACAAGGAAGCTCTTCCGCGCGGCGTTGTGGTCCCAACGGCGTGgatggagcagctgctgaggtggTCAACACAAGCtaaggagcagcgccgcctggcCTTGCCCGGGCCACTCCCACCTTTTCCAGGCCCTATCGACACGTTCGCGCTCATGACGGTCTCGCCGCACGACCCGCGCCGGCACTGGCTTTCCCTAGATTCTGAGCAATACCAGGTGATTCCAGCGACCCTGTACAACTCCTTCTTTGACTTCTTTGGCACCGGCCCCAAGTACGTCATGTATGGAACCTTTTCTCTCCGGGAGCGCTGTCTCGCCATGTGGAAGCCGCTCCCGCTGACTGTGTTCACGACATTCGAGTGGTCGGAGCGAAACGAATCGGACGGGACGCTTGACAAGTTCAGTGTAGAGGTGCCAGTCGAGGAGGCACTCCTGCATAGCGACATGCGCGAGGTGTGCCACCTCGCCTGGGGAGTGAtgagtgaggaggagggcgtgaTGTCGGACAAGGTGGCTAGGGTGTGGTTTGCGGCGATCAACGGCACTGACACGGTGCGCATCCGCTGCAGAGGCCTCTACATGCTCTCCCTGAAACCAGGGCCGTTTGCGAttgcagagaagggggatgGGATGGACATGACTGTACAGGAGGTAgtacagcagctgcgtcggtgcATCGAGCAGGATATGCCGGAGAGCGTGGAGGAGTGCAGGGGGCAGATGAGCGGGAAGGTGCTCCTGTCTCTGGTGCTGACTCTAAACAACACGAACGGCGACGACCGCGGAAACGAAATTACAGGCGggatggaggtggcggcgcaccagtgcggtgtgtgtggcctGACCAACGTCGGCAACACATGCTACATGAATAGTGCCCTTCAGTGCTTGTCGAATCTCACATCTTTTCGTACGAAGCTCTTGACGCTTCCCATTTCGCACTTTTCGCAGGCTGTGATAGCTCCGCCGCTCATCAGGCTGCTGACGGCGATGTGGTCTGGGCAGCACTCCTTCGCTGAGACCCGTgagctgaaggagcagaTTGGGATGCGGGTGAAACGGTTTTCCGGCTATCAGCAGCAGGATGCGAATGAGTTTATTGAAGTGCTCCTGGATCACCTGAGTGAAGAGATCAATCTCCTCTCAGAGCGATGCTACCGCCAGCGCGAGGACAGCGACAAGATGATCGCGACACAGGAGCTCTCCACTATTTTCTGGGACAACTTCTTGGAAAACAATAAGTCGTTCATTCCGCCGCTCTTTTTCCACCAGTCGAAGACTGTCTTCACGTGCCTCACATGCGGGGAGTGCAGCACTGTCTTCGACAACAACGTCACGCTCTCCGTCAGTATTAAAGATCCGCCTCAGCGGCGCGCCATGTGCGTGGATGTCATGGTGGAATTAAGCAAGGCTGACAGCGCGACGGAGTCAGCCTCACGCAGCGGCTTTATGGCACCGTTGTTTCGACCTGTGAAAGGGGACACAAACCGGGTGCACTCACTGGCGACACTGAAAGTTCACGTGTTGGTGTATCCGGACAACACGGTGCGCgagcaggaggtggaggaggcgcttcggcagcagctgctgagcaaTGTCAGTTCTAGcagggaggtgctgctgttttttCAGGATGTCTCTGCAGAGGAGATgaccgtggaggaggaggcggagagggcaaGGAGTGTAGCAGCGCGCGTGCAGGTGGACGTGCGCGTAATGGACATTCCCGACCATGGTCGTGTGTTTGCTTGGGCGTGTTGCCACCTGAAGAGTGCAGGACTGAACATGGAATctacgccgccgccagctaCGGTGGACGTGGCAGAGGTGCCTGCGGCACGCGTGTGGTACTTTGTCAGAGACACATCGCTTCCCTCCACGACTTTCATGATGGGCACCCTGGTTTGGATTGACGAGTTTCCGGCGTCGTACGGTGCGGAGCACCAgcagccagcggcagcagagggtGCAGGTGCCGCCGACGCGGAGGAGCTTGTTTTTATCAGGGAACCTCGTGAAAGAATGCTCGCCTACACGGAGCACATCCGCCCGCGCTCTGTagaggtggcgacggcactgctgcaacgcgTTCCAGAGACCGAGACgaacgaggaggcgctgctcatcgCCACAGAGGCTCTAAGCGGAGGGGTGGGATACGTCGTGTCTCCATCCTACACGCACAAAGCCAAAGAAAAGCTGACGGCTGAAAACAGTGCCGAGGCAGCACTCGTATCCATTGGCCAAGACATCTGGGTAGAGCAGTGTGTTCTTCGCAAAGCCGCAactgccaccgtcgcaggTCCCATATCTAAGGGTGGCGATACCACCGCCGACGCGACAGGGTGCGAAGGCTGTGAGGAGGCATCTGCTTCCACGACGGTGACGACCACCATTGTTGTCTGCATTCAGTACGACTCTTCCAAGTATCATCTTATCTCCGACGGAGGGAGGTCGGATGCTTTTGGACTCCGAGACGCAGATAGCAACCTCGCACCGGAGGTGAGATGCTCGTTGCAGGAGTGCTTGTCGCACTCCATGCAGCCGGACCTGTTGCGGGGTGAAGATGCGTGGTTCTGCAGTCAGTGCAGGGAGTTCCGGGAGACCAAGGTGCACCGCACCCTCTTCCGTTTGCCCCCGTGCCTTATTGTATCCTTTAAGCGCTTCAAGATGCTCACATACAGTGCCGACAAGAAGAACACTACAGTGCAGTTCCCGAGCGAGCTCGATTTTGCTCCGTACCTGGACCCAGAGGCTGTTGGGCTTCAAGCAGAGGGCACGAGGTACCGTCTGCGCGGTGTGGTGTACCACACCGGGTCGCTCAGTTTTGGGCATTACACCGCGACTGCCTTCAACGATTCCGTGCAGAAATGGGTATACTACAACGATACGCACGCGACGATCGACAACTGCGACGCCCCAGCGCCGAATGGTGCGTATATTTTGTGTTTTGAGCGCGTTGAGTCCACGGCAAGTCCAGCGTAA